From Solwaraspora sp. WMMD1047, the proteins below share one genomic window:
- a CDS encoding helix-turn-helix domain-containing protein, with protein MEPLSSPPNRRIVGEQRQAWTAAVTDRYRSGESIRTIMRSTGRSYGFVRALLAEGGVTFRPRGGSHRRRARREQP; from the coding sequence ATGGAACCCCTCTCGAGTCCGCCCAACCGCCGGATCGTCGGTGAACAGCGCCAGGCCTGGACCGCAGCCGTCACGGACAGATACCGGTCAGGTGAGTCGATCCGCACGATCATGCGCAGCACCGGCCGCTCGTACGGCTTCGTGCGGGCGCTGCTCGCCGAGGGCGGCGTGACTTTCCGACCGAGGGGCGGCTCCCATCGCCGCCGGGCCCGACGCGAGCAGCCATGA
- a CDS encoding APC family permease, translating into MVRQFLPVGSDLVSTRLAADRLGVPAVLVFVLSAATPLTVVVGVVTTGYATTGLIGIPVAFAAVGVLLAVFAVGFVAMGRQMANAGAFYPYVAHGIGRPAGVGAAWVALVAYNLLQVGLYGAVGAAAGPLLGSWFGWSLSWWVIALAAWSVTAVLGLSRVELNGRVLAVLLLAEVAVIVVYSLASLAHPAGGVVSVQALAPQNLIGPGAGALLVLALLGFVGFESSVVFSEESKDPRRTVPAATYLAVGITALLYVLASWAVTVATGPGQVVDRSRDESTGLVFNLAGAHLGGELVAVGQLLFVTSIVAALISFHNTVARYMFALGREGVLPARLGWTTMHGNAPANASLVQSGLGLAVIVGYAAGGHDPLVHLFFWAGTSGGLGVLFLITTTAVAVVGFFARRPSGESRWRRVVAPVIALAALLVVVALAVTNFGLLLGVPEGHVLGWGVPAGYVGVGVAGTLWGLRLRARRPEVYAAIGRGAKAAIPVLGAPPLGRWPT; encoded by the coding sequence ATGGTCAGACAGTTTCTTCCGGTGGGGTCGGATCTGGTGTCGACACGGTTGGCGGCGGACCGGCTCGGCGTGCCGGCGGTGCTGGTCTTCGTGCTGAGCGCGGCTACGCCCTTGACGGTCGTGGTGGGGGTGGTGACGACCGGGTACGCGACCACGGGGCTGATCGGTATTCCGGTGGCGTTCGCGGCGGTCGGGGTCCTGCTGGCGGTGTTCGCGGTCGGGTTCGTGGCGATGGGCCGGCAGATGGCCAACGCGGGCGCCTTCTACCCCTACGTCGCCCACGGCATCGGCCGGCCGGCCGGGGTGGGCGCGGCGTGGGTCGCGCTGGTGGCGTACAACCTGTTGCAGGTCGGCCTGTACGGCGCGGTCGGTGCGGCGGCCGGCCCGCTGCTGGGCTCCTGGTTCGGTTGGTCGTTGTCGTGGTGGGTGATCGCGCTCGCCGCGTGGTCGGTGACCGCCGTCCTGGGGCTGTCGCGGGTGGAGCTCAACGGGCGGGTGCTGGCGGTGCTGCTGCTGGCGGAGGTCGCGGTGATCGTGGTCTACAGCCTGGCCAGCCTCGCCCATCCCGCCGGTGGTGTCGTGTCGGTGCAGGCGTTGGCGCCGCAGAACCTGATCGGTCCGGGTGCCGGGGCGCTGCTGGTGCTGGCGCTGCTCGGGTTCGTCGGGTTCGAGAGCAGCGTGGTGTTCAGCGAGGAGTCGAAGGATCCGCGCCGGACCGTGCCGGCCGCCACGTACCTCGCGGTGGGGATCACCGCGCTGCTCTACGTCCTCGCGTCCTGGGCTGTCACGGTGGCCACCGGGCCGGGGCAGGTGGTGGACCGGTCCCGGGACGAGTCGACCGGGCTGGTGTTCAACCTGGCCGGTGCTCACCTGGGCGGTGAGCTGGTGGCGGTCGGGCAGCTCCTGTTCGTGACGTCGATCGTGGCGGCGTTGATCTCGTTCCACAACACGGTGGCGCGGTACATGTTCGCCCTCGGCCGGGAAGGGGTCCTGCCCGCCAGGCTCGGCTGGACGACGATGCACGGCAACGCGCCCGCGAACGCGTCCCTGGTCCAGTCCGGGCTCGGCCTGGCGGTGATCGTCGGCTACGCGGCCGGTGGTCACGATCCGCTGGTGCACCTGTTCTTCTGGGCGGGCACCAGCGGCGGCCTCGGGGTGCTGTTCCTGATCACCACTACCGCCGTCGCGGTCGTCGGTTTCTTTGCCCGTCGGCCGTCGGGGGAGAGCCGGTGGCGGCGGGTGGTGGCCCCGGTCATCGCGTTGGCGGCGCTGCTGGTGGTCGTCGCGCTCGCGGTGACGAACTTCGGGTTGCTGCTCGGCGTACCCGAAGGTCATGTCCTTGGTTGGGGCGTGCCCGCCGGCTACGTCGGGGTCGGCGTCGCCGGCACGCTCTGGGGCCTGCGGCTACGGGCTCGGCGCCCTGAGGTGTACGCGGCTATCGGCCGGGGCGCGAAGGCCGCTATCCCCGTGCTGGGGGCTCCACCGCTCGGACGGTGGCCGACCTGA
- a CDS encoding GPP34 family phosphoprotein: MADQFYLLGHDDRTGRARLASRVCGLGLGAALLAELVYSRHLWVQGGRLRLLRRPVPVDALAHTVLDQLAAQPERTDVRTWVRFFAGNTTDLVAERLWRTGYLRPRTMRRRLISTSVVYVPTDTNRAAMPWALLSMKLRCRASLAQDEVFLAGLCAATGLDRFLLDGLPAGSRSYFEQAVGAVWQPAYELVAAARTAVGDAVLAARS; encoded by the coding sequence TTGGCTGATCAGTTCTATCTGCTCGGTCACGATGACCGTACAGGGCGGGCCAGGTTGGCGTCGCGGGTCTGCGGGCTCGGGCTCGGTGCGGCGTTGCTCGCGGAGTTGGTCTACTCCCGGCATCTGTGGGTGCAGGGTGGTCGGCTGCGGCTGCTCCGCCGGCCGGTGCCGGTGGACGCGCTGGCGCACACCGTGCTGGATCAGCTCGCGGCGCAACCGGAGCGCACGGATGTTCGGACGTGGGTGCGCTTCTTCGCCGGCAATACGACGGATCTTGTCGCGGAACGGTTGTGGCGGACCGGTTATCTGCGGCCGCGGACGATGCGTCGACGGCTCATCAGCACGTCGGTGGTGTATGTGCCTACCGACACGAACCGGGCCGCGATGCCATGGGCGTTGCTGTCGATGAAGCTGCGGTGCCGCGCGTCGCTGGCACAGGACGAGGTGTTCCTCGCGGGGCTCTGCGCGGCGACCGGTCTGGACCGTTTCCTGCTGGACGGGCTTCCTGCGGGCAGCCGGTCGTATTTCGAGCAGGCGGTCGGTGCGGTGTGGCAGCCGGCGTACGAGCTGGTGGCGGCGGCCCGGACCGCGGTGGGGGACGCGGTCCTGGCGGCCCGGTCCTGA
- a CDS encoding flavoprotein, whose translation MLYVVACGGRSAAQLVDHLPDWQADGWRTCVIATPMGTNFIDREKLQQVSGHVVRFAYKQPDEPDALPPADAVVIAPATFNTINKMVSGNSDTLALGILNEAIGLGLPMVAVPTPNAALARHPAFPASVATLRSWGIQVMFDPRRFPLPTPNMGPPAADLFPWEALRTELVAIRGRLP comes from the coding sequence GTGCTCTACGTCGTCGCCTGCGGTGGCCGGTCCGCCGCACAGCTCGTTGACCACCTGCCCGACTGGCAGGCCGACGGCTGGCGGACCTGCGTAATCGCCACGCCGATGGGCACGAACTTCATTGATCGCGAGAAGCTACAGCAGGTCTCGGGGCACGTCGTTCGCTTCGCCTACAAGCAGCCGGACGAACCTGATGCGTTGCCGCCCGCCGACGCTGTTGTGATCGCCCCAGCCACCTTCAACACCATCAACAAGATGGTGAGCGGCAACAGTGACACCCTGGCTCTTGGAATCTTGAACGAGGCGATCGGCCTGGGCTTGCCGATGGTGGCGGTTCCCACGCCCAATGCGGCTCTCGCGCGACACCCAGCGTTCCCTGCAAGCGTCGCGACCCTTCGCAGCTGGGGGATACAGGTGATGTTCGACCCGAGGCGGTTCCCCCTGCCAACTCCGAACATGGGGCCACCGGCGGCCGATCTCTTCCCCTGGGAGGCGCTGCGGACCGAACTGGTAGCGATCCGAGGGAGATTGCCATGA